A genomic region of Desulfitibacter alkalitolerans DSM 16504 contains the following coding sequences:
- a CDS encoding ornithine carbamoyltransferase: MKSQFRGKHFITLQEWTKEEIDTLLDVSYDMKKKFAMGIPTPYLQYKTMFLMFFEQSTRTRNSMEAGFAQLGGHANYLDTSTMQISHGEVAKDTAIILSSYGDAIACRNCFWEIGNKYLREMAEYSRVPIINMQCDLYHPLQAIADLMTMQEKKKNLKRLKVSIIWAYAKSHKKPISVPLSQVLLFPRYGMDVCLAHPEGYPLPDWVIDQAKENARKHGGSVTVINSEAEAYKDADIVIPKNWGSWVTNQSDVVVDDLLEANRSWICTEEKMAMAKDDVIYLHALPADRGNEVVDSVIDGPHSVVFDAAENRLHTSKAVMVMTMNGR; this comes from the coding sequence ATGAAATCACAATTCAGAGGCAAGCATTTTATAACATTACAGGAGTGGACAAAGGAAGAGATAGATACCCTATTAGATGTTTCTTATGACATGAAGAAAAAATTTGCAATGGGCATCCCAACACCCTATCTTCAGTATAAGACCATGTTTTTAATGTTTTTTGAGCAATCAACAAGAACAAGAAATTCAATGGAAGCGGGATTTGCACAGCTTGGTGGCCATGCCAACTATCTAGATACAAGCACCATGCAGATCTCCCACGGAGAGGTAGCCAAGGACACAGCTATTATCCTTTCGAGCTATGGCGATGCAATTGCCTGCAGAAATTGCTTCTGGGAAATTGGCAACAAATACCTAAGGGAAATGGCAGAATACTCAAGAGTACCCATTATCAATATGCAGTGTGATTTATATCATCCACTACAGGCCATTGCTGACCTGATGACAATGCAGGAGAAGAAAAAGAATCTAAAGAGACTTAAGGTATCAATTATCTGGGCATATGCCAAGAGCCATAAGAAGCCAATTTCTGTACCACTATCCCAGGTTCTTCTTTTCCCAAGATACGGAATGGATGTTTGCCTGGCCCATCCTGAAGGATATCCACTTCCTGATTGGGTTATTGATCAGGCCAAAGAGAATGCTAGAAAGCATGGTGGTTCAGTAACAGTTATTAACAGCGAAGCCGAAGCTTACAAGGATGCAGACATTGTAATACCCAAGAACTGGGGCAGCTGGGTAACTAACCAGAGTGATGTTGTAGTTGATGATCTATTAGAAGCTAATAGGAGCTGGATTTGTACTGAAGAAAAAATGGCCATGGCTAAGGACGATGTAATCTATCTCCATGCACTGCCTGCTGACAGGGGAAATGAAGTAGTAGATTCAGTAATAGACGGACCTCATTCAGTGGTGTTTGATGCAGCTGAAAATAGACTTCACACTTCAAAGGCTGTCATGGTAATGACAATGAATGGCCGCTAA
- a CDS encoding YgeY family selenium metabolism-linked hydrolase, which produces MNLDFQKILEKANEYKPEMSRFLRDLIAIPGESCNEELVIKRIKEEMDKVGFDKVDIDPMGNILGYIGHGKHLIAMDAHIDTVGVGEIKNWDYDPYEGYEDDEVIIGRGASDQLGGMASMVYAGKIIKDLGLEGDYTLVVTGTVQEEDCDGLCWQYIINEGKVVPEFVVITEPTSLNIYRGQRGRMEIKVSTKGLSCHGSAPDRGDNAIYKMAPILTELRALNENLMDHDFLGKGTLTVSEIFFSSPSRCAVADGCTISVDRRLTAGETYEYALQQIKNLPAVKEANAEVDMYDYERKSYTGLVYPTKSYFPTWLIEEDHPATKTLVESYQGLFNSQPLVDKWTFSTNAVSIMGRFGIPCIGFGPGAEKEAHAPNEKTWKSELVKAAAMYAVIPAIYVNKYADKMPESTKNLVDNK; this is translated from the coding sequence ATGAACTTGGATTTTCAAAAGATATTAGAAAAGGCTAATGAGTATAAGCCTGAAATGTCTAGATTTTTAAGGGACCTAATAGCAATACCAGGTGAAAGCTGTAATGAGGAGTTAGTTATCAAGCGTATCAAGGAAGAAATGGATAAAGTAGGGTTTGATAAGGTTGATATAGACCCAATGGGAAACATTTTAGGGTACATAGGCCACGGAAAGCATCTCATTGCCATGGATGCCCATATTGATACCGTTGGTGTTGGCGAAATAAAAAACTGGGATTATGACCCCTATGAAGGCTATGAGGATGATGAGGTAATTATAGGAAGAGGGGCTTCAGACCAGTTAGGCGGAATGGCTTCCATGGTCTATGCAGGAAAAATCATCAAGGATCTAGGACTTGAAGGCGACTATACATTAGTTGTAACCGGAACAGTTCAGGAAGAGGACTGTGATGGACTCTGCTGGCAGTATATTATTAATGAAGGCAAAGTAGTTCCTGAATTTGTGGTAATAACTGAACCCACCTCCCTTAATATCTACAGGGGGCAAAGGGGTAGAATGGAGATAAAGGTAAGCACCAAGGGCCTTAGCTGCCATGGGTCTGCTCCAGACAGGGGCGATAATGCAATCTACAAGATGGCTCCCATATTAACTGAACTAAGAGCACTAAATGAAAACCTAATGGACCATGATTTTTTAGGAAAGGGTACCCTTACGGTTTCAGAAATATTCTTCAGCTCTCCCTCAAGGTGTGCCGTTGCAGATGGATGTACCATCTCTGTTGATAGAAGACTTACCGCAGGGGAAACCTATGAATATGCACTGCAGCAGATAAAAAATCTGCCTGCTGTAAAGGAGGCCAATGCTGAAGTAGATATGTATGACTATGAAAGAAAATCATATACCGGGCTGGTATATCCAACAAAATCATACTTCCCAACCTGGCTCATAGAAGAGGATCACCCAGCTACTAAGACATTAGTTGAAAGCTATCAAGGCTTGTTTAACAGTCAGCCCCTGGTTGACAAATGGACATTTTCTACAAATGCAGTATCAATCATGGGAAGATTTGGAATACCCTGTATAGGATTTGGTCCAGGTGCAGAGAAGGAAGCTCATGCACCCAATGAAAAAACATGGAAGAGTGAATTGGTTAAAGCTGCAGCAATGTATGCAGTAATTCCTGCAATCTATGTGAACAAATACGCTGATAAGATGCCAGAGAGTACAAAAAACCTAGTAGATAATAAATAA
- a CDS encoding GntR family transcriptional regulator produces MRRPLYVDVADEIKARIDEGVFKPGEKLTSEPELSKILGVSRGTLREALTHLENMGVISRKHGRGAYVSQSPSKVVAGIERLESLTNSIRQSGHLAEDKVLSIHETTLDEEMANVFNLNFGDICYEIESLRLSDGEPVIYCFDIIPGFLVNNDKDFLKLRYKCESLDEFLNKYTKYKPNKYISTVNAVLPPSKVSRLLEVRGNTPMIYLEGVMYDENGIPINYGYQYFRGDKYQFKLVRSK; encoded by the coding sequence ATGAGACGACCCCTATATGTAGACGTAGCTGATGAAATTAAAGCAAGAATTGATGAAGGCGTTTTTAAGCCTGGAGAAAAACTAACTTCCGAGCCTGAACTCTCCAAAATTTTGGGAGTCAGCAGGGGTACGCTAAGAGAAGCATTAACTCACTTAGAAAATATGGGTGTAATCTCAAGGAAGCATGGAAGAGGAGCCTATGTCAGTCAGAGCCCTTCCAAGGTAGTGGCTGGCATAGAAAGGCTAGAAAGCTTAACCAACTCTATACGTCAATCAGGGCATTTGGCAGAAGATAAAGTTTTATCTATTCATGAAACCACACTGGATGAAGAAATGGCCAACGTGTTTAACTTAAACTTTGGAGATATATGCTATGAAATTGAAAGCCTTAGATTATCAGATGGTGAGCCTGTAATATACTGCTTTGACATAATCCCAGGCTTTTTGGTTAACAATGATAAGGATTTCCTTAAGCTAAGGTATAAATGTGAGTCCTTGGATGAATTCCTTAATAAGTATACCAAATATAAGCCTAACAAATATATTTCTACAGTTAATGCTGTTTTGCCTCCATCAAAAGTGTCACGTTTACTTGAGGTAAGAGGAAATACCCCTATGATTTATCTTGAAGGAGTCATGTATGATGAGAATGGTATCCCTATAAACTATGGATATCAATATTTTAGAGGTGATAAATATCAATTTAAGCTGGTAAGGAGTAAATAA
- a CDS encoding uracil-xanthine permease family protein gives MDKETMVGCPTTVKAVYDVDDKPPLKEAVPLGLQHVLAMFAGNVTVPIIIAGVLGLTVGERAFLIQCAMLVAGITTLIQANRIGPVGANLPIVMGTSFGFVPTSIAIGGQFGLSGILGAAFIGGLFQSVLGFFLKTLRKYFVPVVTGTVLLTIGLSLMPTGVNYFAGGVGAEDFGSFSNLFLGFLVLVVVIFCNQFFKGFISMAAILIGIVVGYIVAIPMGKVNFAPVAEAAWFSIPTPLQYGMTFHWAAIAAMLIMFIVTTVETVGDISGITAGGAGREATDKELSGGIIADGLSSSFAAIFNALPNTSYSQNVGIVSFTGVMSRYVVTIGALFLIAAALFPKLGALIAVMPQSVLGGAAIIMFAMIATSGIVLITKTPLNRRNLLIVAVALGLGLGLGSVPNALQYFPESIKLIFAGSGIVIAALVSLFLNIILPEDTGRNA, from the coding sequence ATGGATAAGGAAACAATGGTAGGTTGCCCAACTACTGTGAAAGCTGTTTATGATGTGGATGATAAGCCACCACTAAAAGAAGCTGTTCCACTTGGTCTGCAGCATGTTTTAGCAATGTTTGCCGGTAACGTAACAGTACCCATCATTATTGCTGGTGTACTTGGACTTACTGTAGGTGAAAGGGCATTTTTGATTCAATGTGCTATGCTTGTAGCGGGTATAACAACCCTCATCCAGGCTAACAGAATTGGTCCTGTGGGTGCCAATCTGCCCATTGTAATGGGTACCAGTTTCGGTTTTGTTCCTACTTCTATAGCTATTGGAGGTCAGTTTGGCCTATCTGGAATCCTTGGTGCAGCATTTATAGGGGGCTTATTCCAGTCCGTTTTAGGCTTCTTCTTAAAAACATTACGAAAGTATTTTGTTCCAGTAGTAACAGGTACAGTTTTATTAACAATTGGCTTGTCGTTAATGCCAACAGGAGTAAATTACTTTGCTGGTGGCGTAGGTGCTGAGGATTTTGGGTCCTTTTCTAATTTATTTTTAGGCTTCCTTGTACTAGTTGTGGTTATTTTCTGCAACCAGTTTTTTAAAGGTTTTATAAGTATGGCAGCAATTCTAATTGGCATTGTTGTTGGCTATATAGTAGCTATCCCAATGGGCAAAGTGAATTTTGCACCTGTAGCAGAAGCAGCCTGGTTTTCCATACCAACACCTCTCCAATATGGCATGACCTTCCACTGGGCTGCAATTGCAGCCATGTTAATCATGTTTATTGTTACAACTGTTGAGACGGTAGGGGATATTTCCGGTATAACTGCAGGTGGCGCCGGCAGAGAGGCTACTGATAAGGAATTATCCGGTGGTATAATAGCTGATGGTTTATCAAGTAGTTTTGCCGCAATATTTAATGCACTTCCAAACACCTCATACAGCCAGAATGTAGGTATCGTATCCTTCACAGGAGTTATGAGCCGTTATGTTGTAACTATTGGTGCATTATTCCTAATAGCAGCTGCACTATTTCCCAAGCTGGGTGCTTTAATAGCGGTAATGCCACAAAGCGTATTGGGTGGAGCAGCTATAATAATGTTTGCCATGATAGCCACATCTGGTATTGTATTAATTACCAAGACGCCGTTAAACCGTAGAAATTTGCTTATAGTTGCTGTTGCTCTAGGACTGGGTCTAGGGTTAGGATCGGTCCCAAATGCACTTCAGTATTTCCCGGAGTCTATTAAGCTGATATTTGCTGGTTCAGGGATTGTTATAGCAGCATTAGTTTCATTGTTTTTAAATATTATCCTTCCAGAAGATACAGGACGAAACGCATAA
- the buk gene encoding butyrate kinase, which translates to MINDYDELILVINPGSTSTKLAIFSGEKMIFEETSSHEISELQRFNSINEQLDYRKDAVNRFLEKTQVNPNLLNCIVARGGVLKPISGGTYLVDEKMCSELRNAEKEHASNLGALIAKSIADENNIYSFIVDPIVVDEMNPIAKVSGLYGIERRSIFHALNQKAVARKVASEIGMKYEKCSLIVAHMGGGISIGAHYNGQVIDVNNALDGDGPFSPERAGSLPTCSLVELCFNSGLTEKEVIGLTVGKGGLVSYLRTNNLKLVQEMINEGDTYAQLIFEAMAYQVAKEIGSCAVVLNGEIDAIALTGGLAHSELFIENIMKRISFIAPVMVYPGEFEMEALALGALRVLRREEQYKYYK; encoded by the coding sequence ATGATTAATGATTATGACGAACTTATTCTAGTAATAAACCCTGGATCTACATCAACAAAACTAGCAATATTCTCAGGAGAAAAAATGATATTTGAAGAGACTTCATCACATGAAATCTCTGAACTTCAAAGATTTAATTCCATCAATGAGCAGTTGGACTACAGGAAGGATGCCGTAAACAGGTTTTTAGAGAAAACACAGGTCAACCCCAATTTATTAAACTGCATTGTGGCAAGGGGTGGAGTACTAAAACCTATAAGCGGGGGAACTTACTTGGTAGACGAGAAAATGTGCAGTGAACTCAGAAATGCAGAAAAGGAACATGCATCCAATCTAGGGGCTCTTATTGCAAAAAGCATCGCCGATGAAAATAACATTTACTCATTTATAGTTGACCCTATTGTAGTTGATGAGATGAATCCCATAGCAAAAGTTAGCGGTCTTTATGGTATAGAACGCAGAAGTATTTTCCATGCACTAAATCAAAAGGCCGTAGCACGTAAGGTTGCCTCTGAAATAGGAATGAAATATGAGAAATGCAGTCTGATTGTTGCTCATATGGGCGGTGGTATTTCCATAGGTGCTCATTATAATGGCCAGGTTATTGATGTAAATAATGCCCTTGATGGTGATGGTCCTTTTTCTCCGGAGAGGGCTGGCAGTTTACCAACTTGTAGTTTAGTAGAGCTATGTTTTAATAGTGGCCTTACTGAAAAAGAAGTAATTGGTTTAACTGTTGGAAAAGGCGGATTAGTAAGCTATCTGAGAACAAACAATTTAAAATTAGTACAGGAAATGATTAATGAAGGTGACACTTATGCCCAACTAATTTTTGAAGCCATGGCATATCAAGTGGCTAAGGAAATAGGCAGTTGTGCGGTAGTGCTAAATGGTGAAATTGATGCAATTGCTTTAACCGGTGGGTTAGCACATTCTGAATTATTTATTGAAAATATTATGAAAAGGATAAGTTTTATTGCTCCAGTCATGGTATATCCGGGAGAGTTTGAGATGGAAGCCCTTGCTCTAGGTGCCCTAAGGGTTTTAAGAAGAGAAGAACAGTATAAGTATTATAAATAA
- a CDS encoding BMC domain-containing protein has product MGRAIGLLELNNITQGYQAADKMLKASNVQILEATSVCPGKFIIIVAGDVGAVKSSLDSAVNICTSSLLDKHIIPNIHEGVFPAISGTSTVKSIKALGIIETYSVVSAIIAGDTAIKAAQIELIEIRLARGMGGKALITMTGDVGAVTSAVEAGSNAVLKSGLLADKLVIPSPHKDLHSKIM; this is encoded by the coding sequence ATGGGAAGAGCCATAGGCTTGCTAGAGTTGAATAATATTACTCAAGGTTATCAGGCGGCAGATAAAATGCTTAAGGCAAGTAACGTACAGATCCTTGAGGCTACTTCTGTTTGCCCAGGTAAATTTATAATAATCGTTGCAGGAGATGTTGGGGCTGTGAAAAGCTCGCTAGATAGTGCAGTTAACATATGCACGAGCAGCCTGCTTGACAAACACATTATACCCAATATACATGAGGGAGTATTTCCGGCAATTAGCGGAACCTCAACAGTAAAAAGCATAAAGGCCCTGGGGATAATAGAAACCTATTCTGTAGTATCAGCTATAATAGCTGGCGATACAGCGATTAAAGCTGCCCAGATAGAGCTTATTGAGATAAGGCTAGCCCGCGGCATGGGTGGAAAGGCTTTGATTACCATGACAGGGGATGTTGGGGCTGTTACTTCGGCAGTTGAAGCCGGCAGTAATGCTGTACTAAAAAGTGGGCTTCTGGCAGATAAATTAGTTATACCTTCTCCCCATAAGGATTTACATAGTAAAATTATGTAA